Proteins encoded by one window of Emticicia oligotrophica DSM 17448:
- a CDS encoding MFS transporter, with the protein MKIRHRVLFLLFLLSIITFLDRVCMNVVSKYVKADLSLDNQSFGYILGAFSLAYALFELPTGVLGDRIGPRRILTRVVLWWSGFTALTGTAFGFAYLLIVRFLFGMGEAGAYPNASIVISKWFPAIEVGRAQSVIWAAGRIGGALTPLLVIPLVHAVGWRSAFFVLGVVGCVWAGIWYYWFRDTPSEHPAISKDEIEEIESSRRQIANNHKISWQTIVRNPNIWILMLMCHLFFYASYFFTNWSSTYFQEGRHMTEDQAKNFVSLSYFLGAIGCVLGGFASDFLTKKYGLKIGRRVVGVAGLGTSSICFLGAGLTTDNELAGYLLALCVLLKDLTLPVAFAVCVDIGKRNSGTVTGAMNFAGQMGGFFITIIFGTIVQQTGNFNYPLFLIAACLIVSSALWFFIDPTKEIIATD; encoded by the coding sequence ATGAAAATTCGCCACCGAGTACTCTTCCTATTATTTTTACTTTCTATCATTACCTTTCTCGACCGTGTTTGTATGAACGTGGTGAGTAAATACGTAAAAGCCGACCTTAGCCTTGATAATCAATCTTTTGGCTATATTTTAGGAGCATTTTCTTTAGCTTATGCACTTTTTGAGCTTCCTACGGGTGTTTTGGGCGACCGTATTGGACCTCGTAGAATTCTTACACGAGTAGTTCTGTGGTGGTCTGGCTTCACTGCTCTTACGGGAACTGCCTTTGGATTTGCCTACCTCTTAATCGTAAGGTTTTTATTTGGAATGGGGGAAGCGGGAGCTTATCCAAACGCCTCCATCGTTATATCAAAATGGTTTCCTGCCATTGAGGTTGGTCGAGCTCAATCTGTAATATGGGCAGCAGGAAGAATTGGAGGTGCTCTAACGCCACTTTTAGTCATTCCGCTTGTGCATGCGGTAGGCTGGCGTTCTGCTTTTTTTGTACTTGGTGTAGTGGGTTGTGTTTGGGCAGGAATTTGGTATTATTGGTTTAGAGATACTCCTTCCGAACACCCTGCTATAAGTAAAGATGAAATCGAAGAAATTGAATCTTCACGAAGACAAATTGCGAATAATCATAAGATTAGTTGGCAGACTATCGTTAGAAATCCAAACATTTGGATTCTAATGTTGATGTGTCATTTGTTTTTCTATGCTTCCTATTTCTTTACAAATTGGTCGTCAACTTATTTTCAGGAAGGCCGACACATGACAGAAGACCAAGCTAAAAACTTTGTTTCGCTTTCCTATTTTCTTGGGGCAATTGGTTGCGTATTAGGTGGTTTTGCCAGTGATTTTTTGACTAAAAAATATGGATTAAAAATTGGCAGAAGAGTCGTAGGTGTAGCTGGTTTGGGTACTTCGAGTATTTGTTTTTTAGGAGCTGGCCTAACAACAGATAATGAATTGGCGGGTTATCTATTAGCACTTTGTGTTTTATTGAAAGACCTTACCTTGCCTGTGGCTTTTGCTGTTTGCGTTGATATCGGCAAAAGAAATTCAGGAACCGTTACTGGAGCGATGAATTTTGCGGGTCAAATGGGTGGTTTTTTCATCACAATAATCTTCGGAACAATTGTACAACAAACAGGAAATTTTAACTATCCTCTATTTTTAATCGCAGCTTGTTTAATTGTTTCTTCTGCACTTTGGTTTTTTATTGACCCTACTAAAGAAATTATTGCAACTGATTGA
- a CDS encoding ClpXP adapter SpxH family protein → MTNNNNPLLCDPEEGICEIQSYGTSESIHFTETQKPLKIIYFTDPICSTCWGIEPQLRRLKLEYAPIVEFDYRMGGLLPDWNYNKNGISKPSDVAHHWDEVSTYYKMPIDGNVWIEDPLHSSYPPSIAFKAAQIQNEELAIKFLRKIREMVFLEKKNITKWEHIKNAAIATGLDENQLKSDYEFKAKELFKADLELARKMGVRGFPTLFFVGPNNINEIVVGFKPYANFENAIARVFKDAYKIPYDKSCEGIFAKYSTLTSREFSELSGVSNIEGEEILNNAHQKGLLNKTNIKNGILWVKK, encoded by the coding sequence ATGACAAACAACAACAACCCTCTTTTGTGCGATCCCGAAGAAGGTATTTGCGAAATACAATCTTATGGAACTTCTGAAAGTATCCATTTTACGGAAACCCAAAAGCCTTTAAAAATTATTTATTTCACTGACCCAATTTGCTCGACATGTTGGGGCATTGAGCCACAATTAAGAAGACTAAAACTTGAGTACGCTCCAATAGTAGAGTTTGATTACAGAATGGGCGGCTTATTACCTGATTGGAATTATAATAAAAATGGCATCAGTAAACCCTCTGATGTAGCCCACCATTGGGACGAAGTAAGTACGTATTACAAAATGCCAATTGATGGTAATGTCTGGATTGAAGACCCTCTCCATTCTTCCTATCCACCTTCTATTGCTTTTAAAGCTGCTCAGATACAAAACGAAGAATTGGCTATTAAATTTTTGAGAAAAATCCGAGAAATGGTTTTCCTTGAAAAGAAAAACATTACCAAATGGGAGCATATTAAAAATGCTGCTATTGCAACAGGTCTCGACGAGAATCAACTTAAGTCGGATTACGAATTTAAGGCTAAAGAGCTTTTTAAAGCTGACCTTGAACTAGCAAGAAAAATGGGTGTGAGAGGTTTTCCAACATTATTTTTTGTAGGACCTAATAATATTAATGAGATTGTGGTGGGTTTTAAACCCTATGCAAACTTTGAAAATGCGATTGCAAGAGTTTTCAAAGACGCTTATAAAATTCCTTATGATAAATCTTGTGAAGGGATATTTGCCAAATACTCAACGCTAACAAGCAGAGAATTCTCGGAATTAAGCGGAGTATCAAATATAGAAGGCGAGGAAATATTAAATAATGCTCATCAAAAGGGATTATTAAATAAAACAAATATTAAAAATGGCATACTTTGGGTAAAAAAATAG
- a CDS encoding DUF4136 domain-containing protein — protein sequence MKAVMKKTMLIWVMGIVAFASKAQVVTNADHGVNFRDLHTFAWLNPDIQVRNPLFNNELITRNIENYVNNALVTKGLKIDNQTPDILLKFHTYTENAISSMGGYPMWGGWGFNRGFFPFTGYGYGPYQYTKGTLVIDAIDARTNKLIWQGGISGSINAAKIQRTIYKGVNKIMKKYPVS from the coding sequence ATGAAAGCTGTAATGAAAAAAACTATGCTTATCTGGGTGATGGGTATAGTTGCCTTTGCTTCAAAAGCACAAGTTGTTACCAACGCCGACCATGGCGTGAATTTTAGAGATTTACATACGTTTGCATGGCTGAATCCCGATATTCAGGTTCGTAATCCGCTCTTTAACAATGAATTGATTACCCGAAATATTGAAAACTATGTCAACAATGCTTTGGTCACGAAGGGCTTGAAGATTGATAATCAAACCCCCGATATACTTTTGAAATTTCATACATACACTGAAAATGCTATTAGTAGTATGGGTGGTTATCCGATGTGGGGTGGTTGGGGTTTTAACCGTGGGTTCTTTCCGTTCACTGGTTATGGATACGGACCTTATCAATATACAAAAGGTACTTTAGTGATTGATGCAATTGATGCCCGCACGAACAAATTAATATGGCAAGGTGGAATTTCAGGTAGTATTAATGCTGCAAAAATTCAACGAACAATTTACAAAGGAGTGAATAAGATAATGAAGAAGTATCCTGTAAGTTAA
- a CDS encoding sugar phosphate nucleotidyltransferase, whose protein sequence is MKLLILAGGMSSRMKKNLEGNTNLDSKLIEQANTLPKSMIGLGKDGRPFLDYVLYNASVAGVKEVVLLLNPKDTVSQPYYEKLMADEKSWGLKIGFARQFIPEGREKPLGTTDAIEQTLNQFPAWKESRFIVCNGDNLYPVKAFELLLDEAYPNAMLDWDTEGYTVDRVRNCAIIKKDSEGYLIDLLEKPNDEEWEEIVATMPRIGISWNIFAFTSTALIPFLEKTPLHPVRNEKEIPVTVRMWANENPRGIYTIQIADVLPDLTSKHDIAEVQALLNYDI, encoded by the coding sequence ATGAAGTTACTCATATTAGCGGGAGGGATGTCATCTCGCATGAAGAAAAATTTAGAAGGTAATACAAACCTCGATTCAAAGCTTATCGAACAAGCCAATACTTTACCAAAATCAATGATTGGTTTGGGTAAAGATGGAAGACCCTTTTTAGATTATGTATTATACAATGCTTCTGTTGCGGGCGTAAAAGAAGTTGTTTTATTGTTAAATCCTAAAGATACAGTTTCTCAGCCGTACTACGAAAAGCTTATGGCTGATGAAAAAAGTTGGGGCTTGAAGATAGGTTTTGCTCGTCAATTTATTCCCGAAGGTAGAGAGAAACCACTCGGTACGACCGATGCAATTGAACAGACCCTCAATCAATTTCCTGCATGGAAAGAAAGTAGATTCATTGTTTGTAATGGAGATAATTTATATCCAGTCAAAGCCTTTGAATTATTACTCGATGAAGCATACCCAAATGCTATGCTCGATTGGGATACAGAAGGCTATACAGTTGACCGAGTGCGAAATTGTGCCATTATCAAGAAAGATTCAGAAGGATATTTAATTGATTTACTCGAAAAACCGAATGACGAAGAATGGGAAGAAATTGTAGCTACCATGCCTCGAATTGGAATTAGTTGGAATATTTTTGCCTTTACAAGTACAGCCTTAATTCCATTTTTAGAAAAAACACCTTTACATCCAGTTCGTAATGAAAAAGAAATTCCTGTGACTGTCCGTATGTGGGCTAACGAAAATCCTAGAGGAATTTATACCATTCAGATTGCAGATGTTTTGCCTGACCTTACGAGTAAACATGATATTGCTGAAGTACAGGCTTTATTAAATTACGATATTTAA
- a CDS encoding winged helix-turn-helix transcriptional regulator: protein MTAQTTENNCPAEGLLRMLSGKWKPQIFRLALDGPLRFNSLIRQISGSNKQSIAVALKEMEEQGLLEKTVIKLKPLHIEYNLSAKGLSLVSIFKELEHLS, encoded by the coding sequence ATGACTGCACAAACTACAGAAAATAACTGCCCTGCAGAAGGGTTATTGAGAATGCTTTCGGGTAAATGGAAACCTCAAATCTTCAGATTAGCTCTAGATGGCCCTCTGAGATTTAATTCATTAATTAGGCAAATTAGTGGTTCGAACAAACAGTCTATTGCAGTAGCTTTGAAAGAAATGGAAGAGCAAGGTTTGCTGGAAAAGACAGTGATTAAACTTAAACCACTTCATATCGAATACAACTTATCAGCTAAAGGACTGTCATTAGTATCCATATTTAAGGAATTAGAACATTTGTCTTGA